From Helicobacter anatolicus:
AATGTAAAAGTCTTGCCTTCTCCAAAAGTTTATCTTCTAGCCCCTCTTCATGTATGAGAGTTTCACACAATGCCAATCTCTCTAACAAGTTTTCTAACTGCTTTTGAACCAAGCTTCTATTTGCATGAAAAACAATATCTTGCCATTTTTGCACAGGATTTCCTTGCAACACCTCCAAGTCTTCCCACATTATTTTCTCCTTACACTAATAGAATTCTTATGAGCACCAAGCCCTTCAATTTCTGCCAATCTTTCACAAGAAGATGCCAAATCTTCAAACCCCTCTTTTGAAAGATAAATAATGGAACTTTTTTTCATAAAATGCTCCACACTAAGTGGTGAAAAAAATCTTGCACTACCACCTGTTGGCAAAGTATGATTAGGTCCTGCAATATAATCCCCCATTGCCTCTGGCGCATAAGGACCTATAAAAATTGCTCCGCTATGTTTAATGCGTGCAAGCATCTCCAAGGGATTTGCTATTAATAATTCTAAATGTTCAGGTGCAAGTGTATTGCTAAGATTTAAACACTCTTTAATATCTCTACAAAGAATAATTACTCCGCGATCTTTTAAGCTAGTAGCAGCAATACTCTCTCTTTGTAAAGTAGGTAGCGTTTGCATAAGAATCTCTTGTACCTCCTGACTTAATTCCTTGCTATCTGTCAATAAAATTGCACTTGCCATTTCATCATGTTCTGCTTGTGCCAACAAATCATTTGCCACAGACCTTGCATCAGCACTCTTATCAGCAATCACTACGATTTCACTAGGACCTGCCACCATATCAATCATTACATCGCCAAAAACCATTTTTTTTGCCGTTGCTACAAAAATATTACCCGGACCAGTGATTACATCAACTTTTTTTATATTTTCTGTTCCATAGGCCATCATTCCTATTGCGCCCGCACCACCAATTTTATATGCTTCTTTAATTCCACAGAGATAAAGTGCTGCTAAATATAAAGAGTTAGGTGCATTATTTGGAGTAGGGCTACATACTACAATTTCATCAACGCCTGCTACAATAGCAGGTATAGCATTCATTAGAAGCGAACTTGGATAAAATGCCTTACCTCCAGGAATATATAGCCCCGCTCTCTCTACAGGTGTAATTTTTTGTCCTAAAATATTCCCATTATCCTCAAAATCCAACCAACTTTTTGCCTTTTGTTTGGAATGAAATGCATAAATACGATCGTATGCTTGATGCAATGCCTTTTTATCAATAGAATCTAATTTTTCATAAGCATTCTTACAAGAATCAAAAGAAATCCGCAAATCCTCTACATCACTAGGTTGCCAATTATCAAACATCGCTACTTGTTGCAATACTGCTTGATTACCACCTTGTTGGATAGAATCTAAAATCTCCATCACCTTAACAACCACTTTTTTACCATCAACTCTCCCGCGATTACAAATGCTTTGAAATACTTGTGAAAAATCATCTTGTGTAGTTTTAATAATCTTCATCTTTATTCACTCGCCCCTCAAAAGAGGGGAAAAATTAAGCTTGTGCAGCTTTAAGCATCCAAAGAGATTTTTGCAAACTACTGATTTTTTCATCTGCGTAATTTGCTACAGGCTTATCATTATTTTCATCTGCAAATTGTGAAAGCTTTTTGAAATTCTCAAGAAGATAAGTATAATCTTGAGCGATTGCCGCAAATACTTCTCTAGAAGTAAAACTTTTTTTACTCTCTTCTTTAATTTTTGCAACCTGCAAAGCTTCAGATAATGTAATTACAGGAACTTCACCCATTTGTGCAACCAACTCTGCTAAATCATCAAACATTGTTGCAAATTCTCCATAAATTGCTTCAGTAGCACTATGTACTTGATAAAAATCACTCCCCTTTACATTCCAATGAAAATTATGAATTTTCATGAAAAGCACTAAGCTATCTGCTTGTAATTGTCGTAATAATTCAATAGTCTTATTCATAATATAACTCCTTCATAATAAAACTCATGTACTCTGAAGTGTATAAAAAAAATGTAAATTATTAAACTCATGATTACAACAACCTGCTCTTATCAATTTTATGTAACCAAAATTCATATTTGTCCATTAAATTGAAGCACTAATTATATTAAAATGTTTATGATAAAATAAGAGAATCTAAAAAATAAAGGGAAGCTCATGTTTCGCTCTACACTGCTTTTTTGTAGTTTTATCTTTTCCCTGCTTTATGCTGAAGAAAAGCTCATCGCAGGGATTGCTATCACAGTTAATGGCGATCCTATCACGCTTTATGAAATTGCAGAAATACAAAAAATGCAAAAAATTACCAAAGAAAAAGCTATTGACATTCTTATTTCTGAAAAACTTAAATCCCAAGAAATTAAACGTTTAAAAGTAAATATTAGCGAAGAAAAGCTTGATGAAGAAATTCAAAATATGGCATATAGAAATGGCACAGATCTTGAAGGTTTTTATAAAGCACTCAAATCCCAAGGTATCAAAATAAAAGACTACAAAAAAGATCTCAAAAACCAAATTGAAACCCAGGAGCTTATGCGAAATGTCTTATTATCCAATGCAAATAACTCTGGTGAAGCAGAGATGAAAGAATATTACGATAAACATCCCGATGAATTCAATATGCCAAAAGAAGTAGTAGTTATGCGATATAGCTCTAGTGATTCTGATCTTTTGAAAAAAGCTATCAAGACTCCTGATATTGCTGTTAGAGGTGTGGAACGCGCACAAGAAAAAATGTCATTAGAAATGATGGCACCACAGATTGCACAAGTCTTTACAAGCACAAAAATAGGTGAATTTACCACTATTTTAAATGCAGGCAATAATACTTATGTAACATTTTTGATTAAAGAAAAAAAAGGTGCGGAAAAAACTTCGTTTCAGCAAGCAAAAAATTTTATCGCACAAAAACTTATTGAAAAACGTCAGGATAAAATCCTTGAAGATTATTTTGAAAAAATCAAGCAAAAAGCAAATATTATCACAATTAGAAACTAATCCTCATGGATAGCATCTTATATTTTTATCGCGACCCACTTTTTGATATTATTATCCTGTTTTCTATTATTGCTACGATTGCATTATTAGATTATTCTCGTAATAAATATCGCACACATAAAAAACAACAATCCCTACAAGCCTTGGCACAATCCTACGAACATACAACACTTAATGAAGATATGTCTCATTTTATCACCCTCTATCCCAAAGCTACACCATTTCTTATCAATCTTGCACAAACTTATGCACAAAGTGGTGATAATGAAATGGCAATTAAAATTTTTTTGAGCCTCCTAGAATCTAATAAAAACACAAAAACAAAAATTATTATTCTAGAATCTCTAGGCAAAACCTATCTAAATGCAGGTTTCATGCAAAAAAGCAAAGATATTTTCACTCAGATTCTAAAAACTTATCCACGAAATGCTACTGCCATGAAACTTCTTATCAAATCCTATGAAAACATGGGTGAATACCAAAAAGCGCTAGAAGCCCTAGAATGTTTAGATGAAATTGATAGTCAAACACAAGATTTTTATACGAATAATCAACAGTATTTTTATCTACTTATCCTTCTTAACGCACACAACATCCCTCTTTACAAAAAAATCCAAAACGCCACTATTATTGGCAAAAACAACCCATTATTTGACAGAATTATTTTACGATACCTAAAAAATTATGATTTAAAAGCTTTTTGGAATTATGTTTTTTGCTTGAATAGCGTAACAAATATTATCGATATTTTATGGGAATTTTCTCAAGAAAATCTACATGATGAAATCATAAACCACCCACAAATTTTTGAAATTTTTGTCGCAAAAGGTTATTTTGAAAGCAAAAAAGAATGTTCAGTTTTTGAATTAGAAATTTTACGCACTATGCATACATATTCCACAAAAAAAATCCATCTTGCCTTTGAATATCGCTGCCATCACTGCAAAGCCATTTTCCCTTTTGATTCTCCACGATGCCCTCAATGTGAAGAATTAACACAGCTTGATTTAATCTTAAAACCTCTACAAAAGATAGAATTATGAAAAAAATTCAAATTTATTGCGACGGATCTTGCCTTAACAATCCAGGATTTGGTGGATATTGCGCAATATTGCGCTATAAACAAACAGAAAAAATCATCCATGGGAGTATGCCAAATACTACAAATAATCGTATGGAACTTCTCGCGGTAATAGAAGCCCTAAAAGCCCTAAAAGAGCCTTGTGAAATCGAACTTTATAGCGATTCAAAATATGTTTGTGAAGGCATACAAAAATGGATTTTTAGCTGGATAAAAAAAAATTTTCGTGATGTTAAAAACCCTGATTTATGGAAAGAATTTTTAAATTATTCTAAAAACCACAAAATCAAAACTTTTTGGATAAAGGGTCATAACAACCACCCAGAAAATGAAAAATGTGATACAATCGCAAGGGAACAAGCACAACTACTAAAGGAGCAATATGTGCAACCTTGAAGAACTTGAAAATTCTATTGGCTACCACTTTAAGGACAAGAATTTATTACTAACTGCACTCACTCATAAAAGCTATAAAAATCATCAAAATAATGAAAGATTGGAATTTTTGGGTGATGCTGTTTTGGATTTATTGGTAGGAGAATTTCTCTACCATAAATTTCCCAAAAATCAAGAAGGAGATCTCTCTAAAATGCGTGCAGCACTAGTCAATGAACAAAGTTTTACAAGTTTTGCACAAGCCATTAATCTACAAAATTTTATCCGCATCTCTCACAACGAAGAAAGTAATTTGGGTAGAGAAAAATCTTCTATTCTCTCTAGCGCATTTGAAGCATTAATTGGTGCTATCTATCTTGAATCTGGTATTAAAATAGCCAAAAAAACTACCTACAAGATCCTAGAAGAACTCTATCCAAAAATTGATACACAAAGCCTTTTTATTGACTACAAAACCGCTTTACAAGAAATCACACAGGCTCGCTTTAATGAAATCCCTCGCTATGAGCTTTTGGAAGAAATTGGTCCTGACCACTGCAAAAAATTTAAAATCTCCTTACTAATACAAGGGCAAGAATATGCACGTGCTATCGGAACAAGCAAGAAAAATGCCCAGCAAAATTGTGCAAAAATTGCATACCAAAAAATTATTGAACAAGAAAAAATATGAATACCTTTGGTCAGCGTCTTAAAATAAGTACTTTTGGAGAATCTCATGGAAAGGCCATTGGTTGCATAATTGATGGATTGCCCGCAGGATTATTTATTGATGAAGTGCGTATCGCACAAGAACTGGATAGGAGAAAAGGTGGAAAAAATCTTTTTAGTACACAAAGAAAAGAAGCAGATTCTTTTGAAATTTTAAGCGGGGTTTTTAATTCTTACACCACAGGCACCCCTCTTGCAATTCTTATCTACAACACAGATAGTAAAAGCAAAGATTATGAAGAAATTCGCAATCTTTTTCGACCTTCGCACGCAGATTTCACCTATTTTCACAAATATGGCTTTAGAGATTATCGTGGTGGCGGAAGGAGTTCAGCAAGAGAAACTGTTGCTAGAGTATGTGCCGGAAGTGTCGCAAAGATGCTCTTGGAGCATTTTGGTATTTTTACGCAAAGTGGAATTTATGCAATCGGGGAAATAGAAGCATCAGAAATTGATTTTGATTTTGCCAAAAATAGTGAAATTTTTAGCCTAGATAAAGATAAAGAATCTGCACAAAAAAATTTAATTTTAGATACAAAAAAAGCTCATGATAGTATTGGTGGGGTAGCTCTCATAAAGGCTTCTGGAACAATTCCTATTGGTCTTGGTGAAGGGCTTTATCATAAATTAGATTCTCAAATTGGAAGTTTAATGATGGGATTAAATGGTGTAAAAGCCGTAGAAATTGGTGCAGGGATTTTAGCAGCAAAAAACACTGGGAGCAAAAATAATGATTCTATGGACTCTCAAGGATTTTTAAGCAATCGCCACGGAGGGGTTCTTGGAGGAATGAGTAGTGGAGAAGAGATAATTTTAAAAGTTCATTTCAAACCTACGCCTAGTATTTTTATCACGCAAAATACACAAGATATTTATAAAAATCAAATATCTTTTAATCTCAAAGGAAGACATGATCCTTGCATTGCTATTCGAGGAAGTGTTGTATGCGAACATTTATTAGCATTAATTTTAGCAGATTTATTACTTCTAAATACAAGTGCCAAACTAAGCCATCTTGAAAAAATTTATTTTTCATCACATTAAACCCAAATTTTTTTGTAGAATCTAAAAAACAAATAATCAAAATAGGACAATGAAGAAAAAACTTATACTTTTATTTTTATTGTTAAATTTTATGCATGCAGAATTTAAAGAGCCGCCTGCTTTTTTTGAACCTGACAAAAAATACCGCTATCTTCTTATGAGTAATGGTGTGCTTTTTGCAACAGCAGTTGCAGCGTTTGGAACACTATTGTTATTACCAGAAAGTATCACAAACTGGAGTGATGAAGATATTGCAAATCTTGGCACAAATTATGTTAAAAAAGTAAATTTAGGTCCTGTTATTGATAAAGATAAGCTTTATTTAAATTATCTTGCACATCCTTATGTTGGAGCGATTTATTATATGCAGCCTCGCACTGCGGGATTTAGCTGGACTGCATCTGCGTTCTATTCTTTTTTGTTTTCAACATTTTTTTGGGAATATGGACTTGAGGCTTTTGCAGAAATTCCAAGTTGGCAAGACCTAATTCTAACTCCTGCATTAGGCTCACTAATTGGTGAAGGGTTTTATCAAGCCTCCCGCTATATTCAAAATCATCATGGCAGACTATGGAATTCAAAATTTTTGGGCACTATAGCCTTAATGATTATGGATCCCATAGGATTTATTATGCGTGATATGGGTCTTGCAAAGGCTGTTGGAATCAAAAATAAAAATATCATCACTGCAACAATGCCTCAAAAAGAAGGATTTGTAGCAAGTATCAAAATTATTTGGTAATCTCACTTAAAAAGGAAAAATATGAAAAAAATTTTCTTGTTTTTATCTTTTTGTACATTTTTTTATGCACAAGAAATATCAAGCACCCTAGATAAACAAAGCACAACAGAGCAAACAGCTCCCCAAAATCTCAAAGAAGACAAACAAGAAAGTGGGCAAAATAAAAAAGGAAATATAATTATTGGCATCTTTAGTGGTATCAATACACTTACAACAAAAAATAAATATTTCAATCAGCTTACTGAACTCAAAGGAGATAGCCGCTCTACAAATAGTATTGCTCTTAGCTATGGTTTAAAAATCGGTTATGACTTCATCATTAAACCTAAACATATTTTGCGTTTTTATTTTGATTATAGTGGCAATAATTTTTTTGATCAAGCAAGCAGCAAAGTTTATCTCAATGCCCTATTTTTAAACCTAGATTATCGATATGGTCTTATAGATTTACTAGATCTTTTTGTCGGTGTTCATGCCAATACTGCGTTTTTAAACACGCAAAACTATGCGCAACAAGTAAGTTTTGGTGGCGGAATTAATATTGGCTTTATTTTCAATATCCTCCCTTATCTAGAATTTGAAACACGTATGCGTTTTATTAGTGATAGCCTAAGCCCAATACAAGCATCTCTTGATCGAGAAATAACAGCGACAAATAGAAAGGTAGAATTTGGAGATTTATTAAATTTTAGCGTAGGGATAAATTTTAGATTCTAAAAACAATATCTAGCAATCTAGAAAAAAAGGGGTTTTATCAATCAAAAACTTACCCCTAACTCTACCCCTCCTTTTTATTTATATTTTTGTCCTTAGAGTTTTTATTGATTTTATATCAATTACTTGCCGCCTCTTTAACTAAAAAATGGCTTAATTTCTGCAACCCATTTTTCAATACGCTCTTGTGTGAGCTCAGGTTGATTATCTTCATCAAGCACCAAACCTAAAAATTTCCCATCTTCTAAAGACTTGGTAGAATCAAAACTATAACCCTCAATACTGGTTTTACCAACCACATTACCAAGCCTAACTTTTTCGTAAAGATAATACAAACAATCACAAAAAGTATCACTATAAGTATCTTGATCCCCTAATCCAACTAATGCAATAGTTTTTCCCTCAAAATCCTTAGCATCAAAAGCATCAATCATATCCTCCCAATCTGATTGCAAATCCCCATAACCATAGGTAGAACTTGCTAAAATCAAATAATCATACTCTAAAATCTGCTGTTTATTTACCTTGGAAACATCCATTGGTTTTGTATCAACTTCTAATTTTTTTGCAATTAAATCAGCAATAGTGTGCGTATTTCCACTATCAGTTCCATAAAATATACCTATTTTTTTCATATAAATTCCTTTGTCTAAAACTGCATAAAATTATGCTCTCTCCTTATAGTCCAATAAAACTAATAAAAAATTAACTTTTTTTCGTACTATAAATTTTCAAAACCCCTAGAATAATAAGTATAAATATAACAAATAAAACAGGAGCAGTATATGCGGGTAAAAAAGAAAGCTTATCTAAAATATTTTGGAAAAAATTTGCAGCAAAAAAACTCACAAGTCCAACAGAAATAGCCCATACTAGACATGCAAGCGTATTAAAAAAATAAAATTTTTTCAACTTATATCTACTTACTCCAATAGCAATCGGCACGATAGTTTTAATTCCATATAAATACTTGCTAAATAAAATTAATCCTACACCATACTTTTTAAGCCACAAAAATGCTAATGCTACTTTTCTTTTGTGCTTTTTAAGATATTTTTCAAAATCTTTTTTCTGCATTCGCACCATAAGAGCAAAAAAATTTGTTCCAATTGCATTGCCCAAAAATGCCAATAAAATACTCAAGCTAATATCCATTTTCCCCATGCTACACAAAAATCCTGCTGCAACAATTGCTACATATCCCCCACCCAAAGAATAAACAAATACAAGCAAATATCCCCAAGTTTGTAAATTTTCCTGAAATATTTGAATAGCTTCCACTTCAGTCTCCAAAATTAATATTGATTATCATTATAGTAAAATAACCTTAATAATTTTTAATTTTTACCCCCTAAAATCGGTAACCATATTCCAAAGTTGCATAATCCTCCAAAGTTCCTCTAAGATAAAAAGTAGCATTTGCCCCATACAGAGTTGCCTGATTTTTGGCACTTTTCTGTGATAATATTCCACCAAATCGATAACTCAAAGCTATTTGATGATTATGAATATAAAAATGCACACCAATTTCTGGATAAATCTGATGAATATGAAAATTATTTTTTAGCGAATATGCTCCTTCATGCAATAAAAAATACTGCCTAAACCGATATCCTGCTCCAAAATTCAATCCAAATACAAAATTTTCCCGATTTACCACATCATACAAAAAAGCAAAATCCACCCCCATACTAAAAGGAAGAATACTTTGACTAATTGCAAAATCTTTATATGCAAAATCACTAAATATAATCTTATTTCCCAAGCCACAATATACAGATAATTTAGCACCAAAATTTTCTGTGTAATAAAGCTGATCACCAAGCTTTAAACCAATTTCTGCAAAAATCTTTTTTTGCAAAGATAAGGGGGTAAAATTTTCAAAAACCTCCATTTGCAAACTATTTACCCCAAGCTCCAAACCAAAAAATAACCCATTTTTAACATTTTCCTCATCTGCATGCAAAAAAACCGCACAAAACAACATCAATACTTTTTTTTTCAATATCCACCCCATTTACTTTATTTTCATTTTAAATAACAAAGTATTTTTTGATAAAATGCAAACCACAATTCTACCAGAAAGAGGTTTTTATGTTAAATTTTGTCGGAACAAGAGATAGCTCTCAAAATTGTGACTTTAAAAATGCGGTTTTAAACCCTAATGCAAACTTTGGAGGACTATGGACACTCAAGAAAATACCTCAGATTGATTTTTCCACTTATCAAAACCTTGATTACAAAAACCTTTGTGAGAAAATCTTTCAAGCACTAGACCTTAATCTAAACTCAAAAATTTTAGATTCTGTTTTAAACGCATACGAAAACTTTGATGACAAAACAAATCCCGCACCTTTAAATTTTATACAAAAAAATCTTGCAATCCAAGAGCTCTATCATGGAAAAACAAGAGCCTTTAAAGATATGGCACTGGCACCATTTGGAAAACTTTTCTCCTTACTGGCCAAAGAAAAAAAAGAAAAATATCTCATCTTAACTGCTACAAGTGGCGACACCGGTCCTGCAACTTTAGAAAGCTTCAAGAATCTTGAAAACATAGAAGTTGTCTGCCTTTATCCCAAAGGTGGCACTAGTGATGTACAAGCTTTACAAATGACTACGCAAGATGCATCAAATCTTCATGTTTTTGGCATAGAAGGTAACTTTGATGATGCACAAGGTATTTTAAAATCACTCATTCAAGATTTAGATTTT
This genomic window contains:
- a CDS encoding DUF2018 family protein, which produces MWEDLEVLQGNPVQKWQDIVFHANRSLVQKQLENLLERLALCETLIHEEGLEDKLLEKARLLHFDEDLQQDIGNKKADLAIESMAKILSENE
- the hisD gene encoding histidinol dehydrogenase, coding for MKIIKTTQDDFSQVFQSICNRGRVDGKKVVVKVMEILDSIQQGGNQAVLQQVAMFDNWQPSDVEDLRISFDSCKNAYEKLDSIDKKALHQAYDRIYAFHSKQKAKSWLDFEDNGNILGQKITPVERAGLYIPGGKAFYPSSLLMNAIPAIVAGVDEIVVCSPTPNNAPNSLYLAALYLCGIKEAYKIGGAGAIGMMAYGTENIKKVDVITGPGNIFVATAKKMVFGDVMIDMVAGPSEIVVIADKSADARSVANDLLAQAEHDEMASAILLTDSKELSQEVQEILMQTLPTLQRESIAATSLKDRGVIILCRDIKECLNLSNTLAPEHLELLIANPLEMLARIKHSGAIFIGPYAPEAMGDYIAGPNHTLPTGGSARFFSPLSVEHFMKKSSIIYLSKEGFEDLASSCERLAEIEGLGAHKNSISVRRK
- a CDS encoding Dps family protein; translated protein: MNKTIELLRQLQADSLVLFMKIHNFHWNVKGSDFYQVHSATEAIYGEFATMFDDLAELVAQMGEVPVITLSEALQVAKIKEESKKSFTSREVFAAIAQDYTYLLENFKKLSQFADENNDKPVANYADEKISSLQKSLWMLKAAQA
- a CDS encoding SurA N-terminal domain-containing protein, which encodes MFRSTLLFCSFIFSLLYAEEKLIAGIAITVNGDPITLYEIAEIQKMQKITKEKAIDILISEKLKSQEIKRLKVNISEEKLDEEIQNMAYRNGTDLEGFYKALKSQGIKIKDYKKDLKNQIETQELMRNVLLSNANNSGEAEMKEYYDKHPDEFNMPKEVVVMRYSSSDSDLLKKAIKTPDIAVRGVERAQEKMSLEMMAPQIAQVFTSTKIGEFTTILNAGNNTYVTFLIKEKKGAEKTSFQQAKNFIAQKLIEKRQDKILEDYFEKIKQKANIITIRN
- the rnhA gene encoding ribonuclease HI, with product MKKIQIYCDGSCLNNPGFGGYCAILRYKQTEKIIHGSMPNTTNNRMELLAVIEALKALKEPCEIELYSDSKYVCEGIQKWIFSWIKKNFRDVKNPDLWKEFLNYSKNHKIKTFWIKGHNNHPENEKCDTIAREQAQLLKEQYVQP
- the rnc gene encoding ribonuclease III; its protein translation is MCNLEELENSIGYHFKDKNLLLTALTHKSYKNHQNNERLEFLGDAVLDLLVGEFLYHKFPKNQEGDLSKMRAALVNEQSFTSFAQAINLQNFIRISHNEESNLGREKSSILSSAFEALIGAIYLESGIKIAKKTTYKILEELYPKIDTQSLFIDYKTALQEITQARFNEIPRYELLEEIGPDHCKKFKISLLIQGQEYARAIGTSKKNAQQNCAKIAYQKIIEQEKI
- the aroC gene encoding chorismate synthase → MNTFGQRLKISTFGESHGKAIGCIIDGLPAGLFIDEVRIAQELDRRKGGKNLFSTQRKEADSFEILSGVFNSYTTGTPLAILIYNTDSKSKDYEEIRNLFRPSHADFTYFHKYGFRDYRGGGRSSARETVARVCAGSVAKMLLEHFGIFTQSGIYAIGEIEASEIDFDFAKNSEIFSLDKDKESAQKNLILDTKKAHDSIGGVALIKASGTIPIGLGEGLYHKLDSQIGSLMMGLNGVKAVEIGAGILAAKNTGSKNNDSMDSQGFLSNRHGGVLGGMSSGEEIILKVHFKPTPSIFITQNTQDIYKNQISFNLKGRHDPCIAIRGSVVCEHLLALILADLLLLNTSAKLSHLEKIYFSSH
- a CDS encoding DUF3943 domain-containing protein; this translates as MKKKLILLFLLLNFMHAEFKEPPAFFEPDKKYRYLLMSNGVLFATAVAAFGTLLLLPESITNWSDEDIANLGTNYVKKVNLGPVIDKDKLYLNYLAHPYVGAIYYMQPRTAGFSWTASAFYSFLFSTFFWEYGLEAFAEIPSWQDLILTPALGSLIGEGFYQASRYIQNHHGRLWNSKFLGTIALMIMDPIGFIMRDMGLAKAVGIKNKNIITATMPQKEGFVASIKIIW
- a CDS encoding flavodoxin; this encodes MKKIGIFYGTDSGNTHTIADLIAKKLEVDTKPMDVSKVNKQQILEYDYLILASSTYGYGDLQSDWEDMIDAFDAKDFEGKTIALVGLGDQDTYSDTFCDCLYYLYEKVRLGNVVGKTSIEGYSFDSTKSLEDGKFLGLVLDEDNQPELTQERIEKWVAEIKPFFS
- a CDS encoding DedA family protein; protein product: MEAIQIFQENLQTWGYLLVFVYSLGGGYVAIVAAGFLCSMGKMDISLSILLAFLGNAIGTNFFALMVRMQKKDFEKYLKKHKRKVALAFLWLKKYGVGLILFSKYLYGIKTIVPIAIGVSRYKLKKFYFFNTLACLVWAISVGLVSFFAANFFQNILDKLSFLPAYTAPVLFVIFILIILGVLKIYSTKKS